In Rickettsia endosymbiont of Gonocerus acuteangulatus, the following are encoded in one genomic region:
- the tnpA gene encoding IS200/IS605 family transposase, giving the protein MSKYIHKSHNVTVLLYHMVFPAKYRRAVFDVSVDQVLREICLEIEKRYQIKFLEIGVDEDHVHFLVQSVPTYSVTKIVTTIKSVTARQIFRQCPQVKKQLWGGEFWTDGYFTSTVGKHGNENMIGKYVKNQGKEYQKLHEDHQLAFF; this is encoded by the coding sequence ATGAGCAAATATATACATAAAAGTCATAATGTTACGGTACTGCTGTATCACATGGTATTTCCAGCAAAATATCGCCGAGCAGTGTTTGACGTATCAGTTGATCAAGTATTACGAGAAATATGTTTAGAGATAGAAAAGAGATATCAAATAAAATTTTTAGAAATAGGGGTTGATGAAGATCATGTCCATTTTTTGGTACAATCTGTACCAACCTATAGCGTAACAAAAATAGTAACAACAATTAAAAGTGTTACAGCTCGTCAAATATTTAGACAGTGTCCACAGGTAAAGAAACAATTATGGGGTGGAGAATTTTGGACTGATGGATATTTTACGAGTACGGTAGGTAAGCATGGAAATGAGAATATGATAGGAAAATACGTAAAAAACCAAGGCAAGGAATATCAGAAACTGCATGAGGATCATCAGCTAGCTTTCTTCTAA
- the istA gene encoding IS21 family transposase: protein MRLSYSRLDYYEVVFDQSCQTWIQCHINAFNYFAGSPKVIKLDNLKAGVVDANFYEPVYQKEYKCLADHYGILLSPCRVYQPQEKGKVESGIKYVKNNFFAGRKFDRYEELTNGLANWLNKANSRIHGTTKRIPRELFEQEERSSLIPLPLETFDLSSWHNRKVAKDCHITIDNNYYSVPAKYIYSEVMVQLSPKLVQIFSIQNDLIARHVRTEGKGIFTTNPSHYAKYKRLCPGFIEYSEHYQQQMQQIGNNCSLLLESLQQTRVNDWQRCARGIISLRKVYNDDLIDKACHRALHYGISSYSKIKNILNSNAVNLPLPEFGGNNAELI from the coding sequence ATGCGTTTAAGCTATAGTCGCCTTGATTATTATGAAGTAGTGTTTGATCAAAGTTGTCAAACATGGATTCAATGTCATATCAATGCATTTAATTATTTTGCTGGTAGTCCAAAAGTAATAAAACTTGATAATCTTAAAGCTGGAGTAGTAGATGCCAATTTTTATGAGCCAGTATATCAGAAGGAATATAAGTGCTTAGCCGATCATTATGGAATTTTACTTTCTCCTTGTCGAGTGTATCAACCGCAAGAAAAAGGCAAAGTTGAGTCGGGAATAAAATACGTTAAAAATAATTTTTTTGCTGGTCGTAAATTTGATAGATATGAAGAATTAACAAATGGTCTTGCAAATTGGTTAAATAAGGCCAATAGCCGAATACATGGTACTACTAAGAGAATACCTAGAGAACTGTTTGAGCAAGAGGAAAGAAGTAGTTTGATTCCTTTACCATTAGAAACTTTTGATTTGTCATCTTGGCATAATCGAAAAGTAGCAAAAGATTGTCATATTACCATAGATAATAATTATTACTCTGTACCAGCAAAATATATATACAGTGAGGTAATGGTACAATTGTCCCCAAAACTTGTTCAAATATTTTCTATACAAAATGATTTAATAGCAAGACACGTTAGAACAGAGGGCAAGGGGATATTTACCACTAATCCGTCTCATTATGCTAAATACAAACGTCTATGCCCAGGTTTTATAGAATATAGTGAACATTATCAACAACAAATGCAGCAGATAGGGAATAATTGCAGTTTATTATTAGAATCATTACAACAAACAAGAGTGAATGATTGGCAACGTTGTGCACGAGGTATCATTTCTTTACGTAAGGTTTACAATGATGACTTAATAGATAAAGCCTGTCATAGAGCACTACATTATGGTATAAGTTCTTACTCTAAAATTAAGAATATTTTAAATAGTAATGCAGTAAACTTACCATTACCAGAGTTTGGAGGTAATAATGCAGAACTTATTTAA
- the istA gene encoding IS21 family transposase, whose protein sequence is MEIKILNKHGKSLRSIAREVGASVNTVRKYLKYDGNPKYKDRPKLVTKLAPYKDYLSNRIKSAHPVSLPGTVLFQEIKELGYTGGMTQLRDYLRSIKPAAKQEDMIRFETASGKQMQVDWIEFRKGKSPLSAFVATLGFSRASYVEFVTNEKLVTLIECHKRAFEYFGGVPEEVLYDNMKTVILDRDTYGPGIHRFNKGMLDFAKHYSFRLQVCRPYRAKTKGKVERFNRYIRESFYNPLATKLKTAELVLDVDTANSEVLKWLRDTANRRVHGTTGEIPAERLKFERSNLQPLPLDYSGSHPAALEIMEDKREQFSTVSLQHSLCIYQSILEAL, encoded by the coding sequence ATGGAAATAAAAATATTGAATAAACATGGTAAAAGCTTAAGAAGTATAGCAAGAGAAGTAGGTGCATCAGTAAATACAGTACGTAAATATTTAAAATATGATGGTAACCCTAAATATAAAGATAGGCCAAAGTTGGTAACAAAGCTTGCCCCATATAAAGACTACTTGAGTAACAGAATAAAATCTGCCCATCCTGTATCACTACCTGGTACTGTACTGTTTCAAGAGATAAAGGAGTTGGGTTACACAGGCGGGATGACCCAACTTAGGGATTATTTAAGGAGTATAAAGCCTGCAGCTAAACAGGAGGATATGATAAGATTTGAGACTGCTTCTGGCAAACAGATGCAAGTTGACTGGATAGAATTTCGTAAGGGGAAAAGTCCTCTATCAGCTTTTGTGGCTACATTAGGATTTAGTCGAGCAAGCTATGTAGAATTTGTTACTAATGAGAAGCTTGTAACATTAATAGAATGCCATAAGCGGGCATTTGAATATTTTGGCGGAGTGCCAGAAGAAGTACTGTATGACAACATGAAGACAGTAATACTGGATAGGGATACATATGGTCCTGGCATACACCGCTTTAATAAAGGTATGCTGGATTTTGCCAAACATTACAGTTTCCGATTACAAGTGTGTAGGCCTTATAGAGCAAAAACTAAGGGCAAGGTTGAGCGATTTAACAGATATATAAGAGAAAGCTTTTATAATCCATTAGCAACAAAATTAAAAACTGCAGAGTTAGTGTTGGATGTGGATACTGCAAATTCAGAGGTACTAAAATGGTTGCGTGATACTGCGAATCGGCGTGTGCATGGAACAACAGGCGAAATACCTGCAGAAAGATTAAAGTTTGAAAGGAGCAATCTTCAGCCACTACCATTGGATTATAGTGGTAGTCATCCTGCAGCACTAGAGATTATGGAAGATAAAAGGGAACAATTTTCTACAGTTTCCTTACAACATTCCCTATGCATATACCAAAGTATACTGGAGGCATTATGA
- the pgsA gene encoding CDP-diacylglycerol--glycerol-3-phosphate 3-phosphatidyltransferase, with protein sequence MKIDKNLPNYLTIARIAAIPVIILTFYINSPLARTLGALLFVLASITDFFDGYIARKYNLVTSFGKMLDPIADKLLVGCVIIMLLKKSDVDEIPCLLILTREFLVSSLREFLALVKVSVPVSTLAKTKTFLQMFALSILVLGSKGSNIIYLDLIGEIILWIAAFLTIITGYSYFKACKKYF encoded by the coding sequence ATGAAAATTGATAAAAATTTACCTAACTATTTGACGATTGCCCGAATAGCTGCAATTCCAGTTATTATACTAACATTTTATATTAATAGCCCTCTTGCCCGCACGCTTGGAGCATTACTATTTGTGCTAGCTAGTATTACGGATTTTTTTGATGGTTATATTGCAAGAAAATATAACTTGGTTACAAGTTTTGGTAAAATGCTTGACCCAATTGCTGATAAATTATTAGTTGGCTGTGTTATTATAATGTTATTGAAGAAAAGTGATGTAGATGAAATTCCATGTTTATTGATATTGACAAGAGAGTTTTTAGTTAGCAGTCTTCGAGAATTTTTAGCATTAGTTAAAGTTAGCGTTCCTGTATCAACACTTGCAAAAACTAAAACCTTTTTACAAATGTTTGCTTTATCAATATTAGTACTAGGATCAAAAGGTTCTAATATTATCTATCTTGATTTAATTGGAGAAATAATTTTATGGATTGCAGCCTTTCTAACAATCATAACTGGTTATTCTTACTTTAAAGCATGTAAGAAATATTTTTAA
- the istB gene encoding IS21-like element helper ATPase IstB yields the protein MQNLFNDLRSFRLSGIVNSLNERIIYAQNNKLGFKEFLSLLCEDEKSNRKDNNYRRRKSAAKLPVTKNLEDFDFNFQPSVDAKVISDLSTCDYINTKGNVIFIGDSGTGKTHLAIGLALKALTREYSVYFTTVSDMLYNLHIARADNSYHKKVKLLLSFDLLILDELGFKQLPKHSVEDFFNIIAKRYENKSTIITTNKDFEKWNEIFADEVLTHAIIDRVVHHAHILNIKGKSYRINNYKSGGNMA from the coding sequence ATGCAGAACTTATTTAATGACCTACGAAGCTTTAGATTATCAGGTATAGTCAATAGTTTAAATGAAAGGATTATTTATGCTCAAAATAATAAACTAGGATTTAAAGAATTTCTATCACTATTATGTGAAGATGAAAAATCTAACCGTAAGGATAATAATTACCGTCGCCGTAAAAGTGCTGCTAAATTGCCGGTAACTAAAAATTTAGAAGACTTTGATTTTAATTTCCAACCAAGTGTTGATGCCAAAGTAATAAGTGATTTATCAACTTGTGATTATATTAATACTAAGGGAAATGTAATATTCATAGGTGATTCAGGAACTGGGAAAACTCATCTTGCCATTGGGCTAGCATTAAAAGCTTTAACACGAGAATACTCTGTATATTTTACTACGGTATCGGATATGCTTTATAATTTACATATTGCAAGAGCAGATAATAGTTATCACAAAAAGGTTAAATTACTCCTATCGTTTGATTTATTAATTCTTGATGAGCTCGGGTTTAAGCAATTGCCAAAACATTCAGTAGAAGACTTTTTTAATATTATTGCTAAACGATATGAAAATAAATCTACCATTATTACCACAAACAAGGATTTTGAAAAATGGAATGAAATATTTGCTGATGAAGTATTAACTCATGCAATTATTGATCGAGTGGTACATCATGCTCATATACTAAACATAAAAGGTAAAAGTTATCGTATTAATAACTATAAATCTGGAGGTAATATGGCATAA